Proteins co-encoded in one Kribbella solani genomic window:
- a CDS encoding TetR/AcrR family transcriptional regulator, producing MDAGTTRSRNRRGQGELLRREIIDAALRMLNELGDDEALSLRAVAREVGIAATSVYIHFADRDALVFAALEQCTADLLRDLEAAEAQGGADPVRRLRARLLFLGSWTREYAGLYKVLHESTLNRRMQLVFKAELAVRAVAAVQACMDAGLVPMDDAAAVALDLRSAVHGAVSIRINEPEAELPPLEVQVDRFLRRLVGVPIEHVF from the coding sequence ATGGACGCAGGGACGACACGGAGCCGGAACCGGCGCGGGCAGGGTGAGCTGCTGCGGCGCGAGATCATCGACGCGGCGCTGCGGATGCTGAACGAGCTCGGCGACGACGAGGCGCTCTCGCTGCGGGCAGTCGCGCGCGAGGTCGGGATCGCGGCCACCTCGGTGTACATCCACTTCGCCGATCGCGACGCTCTCGTCTTCGCGGCGCTCGAGCAGTGCACCGCCGACCTCCTGCGCGACCTGGAAGCGGCCGAAGCCCAGGGCGGCGCCGATCCGGTCCGGCGACTCCGCGCGCGGCTGCTCTTCCTCGGCAGCTGGACGCGCGAGTACGCCGGCCTCTACAAGGTGCTGCACGAGAGCACGCTGAACCGGCGCATGCAGCTGGTCTTCAAAGCGGAACTGGCGGTCCGCGCGGTCGCGGCGGTCCAGGCGTGCATGGACGCGGGGCTCGTGCCAATGGACGACGCGGCAGCCGTTGCGCTCGACCTACGGTCAGCAGTGCACGGCGCGGTCTCGATCCGGATCAACGAGCCGGAAGCCGAGCTGCCGCCGCTGGAGGTGCAGGTGGATCGCTTCCTGCGCAGGCTGGTTGGCGTGCCAATCGAACATGTGTTCTAA
- a CDS encoding DUF6319 family protein has protein sequence MTVDTLAVEAPSDLADTPDSANLSAAAPVSTPEPVEAAQPDGVQPEGGLAPKPKKAPAKKAAAKKSKTIELTLTVTGTADGEWRAELKQGSTFLARDLAVAAAAVSRAAKELHEDLSTPIDEVIEEARSQQAAKVAALEAELEAARAALAELD, from the coding sequence ATGACTGTAGACACTCTGGCAGTAGAAGCGCCGTCCGACCTGGCCGACACTCCCGATTCGGCGAACCTGTCGGCGGCCGCCCCGGTCAGCACCCCTGAGCCGGTCGAGGCCGCGCAGCCCGACGGCGTGCAGCCTGAGGGAGGCCTGGCGCCGAAGCCGAAGAAGGCACCGGCCAAGAAGGCGGCCGCGAAGAAGTCGAAGACGATCGAGCTCACGCTGACCGTCACCGGGACCGCCGACGGTGAGTGGCGCGCCGAGCTCAAGCAGGGCAGCACGTTCCTGGCTCGTGATCTCGCGGTTGCCGCGGCGGCCGTGTCCCGGGCGGCCAAGGAACTGCACGAGGACCTGTCCACCCCGATCGACGAGGTGATCGAGGAGGCCCGCTCCCAGCAGGCCGCCAAGGTCGCCGCCCTGGAAGCCGAGCTCGAGGCGGCCCGCGCCGCGCTCGCCGAGCTCGACTGA
- a CDS encoding alcohol dehydrogenase catalytic domain-containing protein, which produces MSGTMRAAQVQQAGGPFVVTDVPIPEPGPGQVRIRVHACGICGGDAIPRNALLGTVLPRIPGHEIAGVVDAVGAGVTVWEVGQRVGVGWSGGVDFTCEFCRRGDFTNCVNRKIVGTSYDGGYAEYVVVPQDAVARIPVGLSFEEAAPLMCGGITAFNALRHAQAGPGDTVAVQGVGGVGHLAIQFADKLGFRTVAINRGRAKEKLARQLGADEYIDSTDGDAGAALKALGGAAVVLATVSRAELQSELVKGLRPNGQLIVLEGGDPIEVTGHALTDGRLSVSGWYSGVAQDSEDTLNFAVLKNIRPIIETYPLEQAETAWQNQPTANLRLVLTTQPK; this is translated from the coding sequence ATGAGTGGAACCATGCGGGCGGCTCAGGTTCAGCAGGCGGGTGGTCCGTTCGTGGTGACCGACGTGCCGATCCCGGAACCGGGGCCAGGCCAGGTACGGATCCGGGTGCACGCCTGCGGGATCTGCGGCGGTGATGCGATCCCGCGGAACGCGCTGCTCGGCACGGTGCTGCCGCGGATTCCCGGGCATGAGATCGCCGGAGTCGTGGACGCGGTCGGTGCCGGCGTGACGGTCTGGGAGGTCGGGCAGCGGGTCGGAGTGGGCTGGTCCGGGGGAGTGGATTTCACCTGTGAGTTCTGCCGGCGCGGCGACTTCACGAACTGCGTGAACCGGAAGATCGTCGGCACTTCGTACGACGGTGGGTATGCCGAGTACGTGGTCGTGCCGCAGGATGCGGTGGCACGGATACCGGTCGGGTTGTCGTTCGAGGAGGCGGCGCCGTTGATGTGTGGTGGGATCACCGCGTTCAACGCGCTGCGGCACGCGCAGGCCGGGCCGGGAGACACGGTCGCGGTTCAAGGGGTCGGCGGGGTCGGGCACCTGGCGATTCAGTTCGCGGACAAGCTCGGGTTCCGGACCGTGGCGATCAATCGCGGGCGGGCGAAGGAGAAGCTTGCACGGCAGCTCGGGGCGGATGAGTACATCGACAGTACGGACGGCGACGCGGGCGCGGCGTTGAAGGCGCTTGGCGGCGCGGCCGTGGTGCTCGCGACGGTGTCTCGGGCCGAGCTGCAGTCGGAGCTGGTGAAGGGACTGCGGCCGAACGGTCAGCTGATCGTGCTGGAAGGTGGCGACCCGATCGAGGTCACCGGGCATGCGCTGACCGATGGGCGGTTGTCGGTGTCCGGCTGGTACTCCGGGGTGGCGCAGGACTCCGAGGACACACTGAACTTCGCCGTCCTGAAGAACATCCGCCCGATCATCGAGACGTACCCGCTGGAACAAGCCGAAACAGCCTGGCAGAACCAGCCAACCGCCAACCTCCGCCTGGTCCTCACAACCCAGCCGAAGTAA
- a CDS encoding LysR substrate-binding domain-containing protein, which translates to MDLSLRLLQALEAVAAEGSMTRAAGVLNLTQQAVSGQIRQLERVIGTPLVERRSTGIELTPAGEVVRKQGSALLSAARVMVTEARLTATGRPEPVRVVFKAQSTAHFMPAVEAAMRLEAPEAEIRPIAAHTLPDELDALVEGRADAAFLWLPIGDDPRFTVHPLLDEERWVALPPGHPLESRTELRIADLAGVPVVGPRDGMPRAVVDFWFIDPRPDGSRAVLGPQARTPEECLHLVAAGHGCWIAPASTVTYFAHPRLTWLPLVDAEPNTLALIWPRHSANPMLHLLLDQTRRTLLPAATN; encoded by the coding sequence GTGGACCTGAGCTTGCGGCTGCTGCAGGCGCTGGAGGCCGTGGCGGCGGAGGGCAGCATGACCCGGGCCGCCGGAGTTCTGAACCTGACCCAGCAAGCAGTCAGTGGTCAGATCCGTCAGCTCGAGCGCGTGATCGGTACGCCCCTGGTCGAGCGGCGCTCCACGGGAATCGAGCTGACCCCGGCCGGCGAGGTCGTACGCAAGCAAGGTTCGGCGCTGCTCTCTGCCGCGCGGGTGATGGTGACCGAGGCGCGGCTGACCGCGACGGGCCGGCCGGAGCCGGTGCGGGTCGTGTTCAAGGCGCAGAGCACGGCGCACTTCATGCCCGCGGTCGAGGCGGCGATGCGGCTCGAGGCGCCGGAGGCGGAGATCCGGCCGATCGCCGCGCATACGCTCCCGGACGAGCTCGATGCGCTGGTCGAGGGCCGGGCGGATGCCGCGTTCCTCTGGCTGCCGATCGGCGACGATCCTCGGTTCACCGTGCACCCGCTGCTCGACGAGGAGCGTTGGGTTGCGCTCCCACCGGGACATCCGCTCGAGTCACGGACCGAGCTACGGATCGCGGACCTGGCCGGCGTACCCGTGGTTGGCCCTCGGGACGGGATGCCCCGCGCGGTGGTCGACTTCTGGTTCATCGACCCGCGCCCGGACGGCAGTCGCGCGGTCCTCGGGCCGCAGGCGCGGACGCCCGAGGAGTGCCTGCACCTGGTAGCTGCCGGCCACGGCTGCTGGATCGCGCCGGCGTCCACCGTCACGTACTTCGCGCATCCGCGGCTGACCTGGCTGCCCTTGGTCGACGCGGAACCGAACACGCTCGCACTGATCTGGCCGCGGCATTCCGCGAACCCGATGCTGCACCTGCTCCTCGATCAGACCCGCCGTACGCTCTTGCCCGCGGCAACCAATTGA
- a CDS encoding DUF6817 domain-containing protein has product MSTFQDLGSLLMVRGADELDHAGGSLYVHLHRVAKRLGSLAASDTLILAGLAHAAHGTDGYPTHLFDWRTERPVLESVIGTDAELIVYRYGACDRETTWRDLAEHRTVTDRFTGTSEELGNAELRDFVDLSIVNELDVLDHDADRADELRAFLRDQIPRWQSLASPAVLTEAHRILQL; this is encoded by the coding sequence ATGAGCACTTTCCAGGACTTGGGTTCGCTGCTGATGGTGCGCGGCGCCGACGAGCTAGATCATGCGGGCGGAAGTCTGTACGTCCATCTGCACCGGGTCGCGAAACGGCTCGGTTCGCTGGCTGCGTCGGACACACTGATCCTGGCCGGGCTGGCGCACGCCGCGCACGGGACCGACGGGTACCCGACGCACTTGTTCGACTGGCGGACCGAGCGTCCGGTGCTGGAATCGGTGATCGGGACCGACGCCGAGCTGATCGTCTACCGGTACGGCGCCTGCGACCGGGAGACCACCTGGCGCGACCTCGCCGAGCACCGCACCGTCACCGACCGGTTCACCGGCACCTCGGAGGAGCTCGGCAACGCGGAGCTCCGCGACTTCGTCGATCTCAGCATCGTCAACGAACTCGACGTCCTCGACCACGACGCGGACCGGGCCGACGAACTCCGCGCGTTCCTCCGCGATCAGATCCCGCGCTGGCAGTCGCTCGCCTCCCCCGCCGTACTGACCGAGGCCCACCGCATCCTGCAGTTGTAG
- a CDS encoding alpha/beta fold hydrolase, producing the protein MKRFLRRVLVGILALWLVVTLASFGYNLATNGDAAPPPGLKFVEAGGIDTRYQSWGTAGTPVVLVHGAAESVDTWSRLVPLLAKNHRVYAYDLTGYGYSERKAPYTIEELAGQLLGFLDAMHLGGTGQPKPILVGHSLGAGVAAEATLEAPSRMGGIMFLDGDGLPLPGGNAGPPRWLIIPPYRTSLFRLVLDQGWLLKKIYNSVCMPGCPPMNVDEWTRPFRQPGAEKALWEMTANGIPAVAPDRLAKLRELPLPKSVVFGDLDTNGGNPTETATRIGAPPPTLIPNANHLTPISSPEQVAAAINTLH; encoded by the coding sequence GTGAAACGGTTCTTGCGGCGGGTGCTGGTGGGGATCCTGGCGCTGTGGCTGGTGGTCACGCTGGCGTCTTTCGGCTACAACCTCGCCACCAACGGGGACGCCGCGCCGCCGCCCGGGCTGAAGTTCGTCGAGGCCGGCGGGATCGACACCAGGTACCAGAGTTGGGGTACGGCGGGCACGCCCGTCGTCCTTGTTCACGGGGCGGCGGAATCCGTCGACACCTGGTCCCGGTTGGTGCCGCTGCTCGCGAAGAACCATCGCGTGTACGCGTACGACCTCACCGGGTACGGGTACTCCGAGCGGAAGGCGCCGTACACGATCGAGGAACTCGCCGGGCAGTTGCTCGGGTTCCTGGACGCGATGCACCTTGGCGGGACGGGACAGCCGAAACCGATCCTGGTCGGGCATTCACTCGGTGCCGGGGTCGCGGCCGAGGCGACGCTGGAGGCGCCGAGCCGGATGGGCGGGATCATGTTCCTGGACGGCGACGGGCTGCCGCTCCCGGGCGGGAACGCCGGGCCGCCGCGCTGGCTGATCATCCCGCCGTACCGGACGTCGCTGTTCCGGTTGGTGCTTGATCAGGGGTGGCTGCTGAAGAAGATCTACAACAGCGTGTGCATGCCGGGTTGTCCGCCGATGAACGTCGACGAGTGGACCCGCCCGTTCCGGCAGCCCGGGGCCGAGAAGGCGCTGTGGGAGATGACCGCGAACGGGATTCCAGCGGTCGCCCCGGACCGGCTGGCGAAGCTACGTGAACTGCCGCTGCCGAAGTCGGTGGTCTTCGGCGATCTGGACACCAACGGCGGCAACCCCACCGAAACCGCCACCCGAATCGGCGCCCCACCCCCGACCCTGATCCCCAACGCCAACCACCTCACCCCCATCTCCAGCCCAGAACAGGTAGCCGCCGCAATCAACACCCTCCACTGA
- a CDS encoding PIG-L deacetylase family protein, which yields MNALEPLEPVVEDWQQALAVVAHPDDLEFGAAAAIARWTGQGKQITYCLLTSGEAGIDGVDPAECGPLREAEQIESSRIVGVSTVEFLGQPDGTIEYGVALRRVITAAIRRHRPEIVITNNFRDSWDGDVLLNQADHINTGRATLDAVRDAANRWIFPDAGDKWDGVRQVWASGSPAARHGVDTTDTFDLGVQSLKAHQAYIDGLGWPDFDPEEFLEGTSRPAGTQLGTKYGTRFEVFTP from the coding sequence ATGAATGCTCTGGAACCGCTCGAACCAGTCGTCGAGGACTGGCAGCAGGCACTGGCCGTGGTCGCGCACCCGGACGACCTGGAATTCGGCGCCGCGGCCGCGATCGCGCGCTGGACCGGGCAGGGCAAGCAGATCACGTACTGCCTGCTGACCTCCGGTGAAGCCGGGATCGACGGCGTCGACCCGGCCGAGTGTGGCCCGCTGCGGGAAGCCGAGCAGATCGAGTCGTCCCGGATCGTCGGCGTCTCGACGGTCGAGTTCCTCGGCCAGCCGGACGGAACGATCGAGTACGGCGTCGCGCTCCGCCGGGTGATCACCGCCGCGATCCGCCGGCACCGGCCGGAGATCGTCATCACCAACAACTTCCGCGACAGCTGGGACGGCGACGTCCTGCTCAACCAGGCCGACCACATCAACACCGGCCGCGCGACCCTGGACGCGGTCCGCGACGCCGCGAACCGGTGGATCTTCCCGGACGCGGGCGACAAGTGGGACGGCGTACGCCAGGTGTGGGCGTCCGGGTCACCAGCCGCCCGGCACGGCGTCGACACCACCGACACGTTCGACCTGGGAGTGCAGTCGTTGAAGGCCCACCAGGCGTACATCGACGGCCTCGGCTGGCCCGACTTCGACCCAGAAGAGTTCCTGGAAGGCACCTCCCGCCCAGCCGGCACCCAGCTCGGCACAAAGTACGGCACCCGCTTCGAGGTCTTCACGCCGTAG
- a CDS encoding D-arabinono-1,4-lactone oxidase, which translates to MSSWQNWSGTESATGIETLRPGSADELAAAVKSAAEQGKKLKAVGAGHSFTGCSVPQEVMIRLDRLSSITHADQQSGRVTVGAGTGLRKLNLGLAAFDLALANLGDIDKQTISGAISTGTHGTGARLGGLATQVVGLDLITADGSVLHCSAEENPGVFAAARISVGALGVISSLTLQCVPAFLLRAQEMPMPLADVLDGFDELADGNDHFEFYWFPHTELALTKRNNRVGADVEAAPVGRIRGWVDDELLSNKVFELTNRLAVRQPAMVPRINRIASRALSAREYVDASYKVFCTERNVVFRESEYAVPREHVIEVIRRLRDWIDTSGSRIPFPIEVRVAAPDDIWLSTAHGRETAYVAIHQYHQLPHDPYFQAFERIVADYDGRPHWGKLHTLGASELRARYPRFDDFVAVRDRLDPQRVFENAYTRQVFG; encoded by the coding sequence ATGAGCAGCTGGCAGAACTGGTCCGGTACCGAGTCGGCGACCGGCATCGAGACCCTGCGCCCGGGCTCGGCCGACGAGCTGGCCGCCGCGGTCAAGTCCGCGGCCGAGCAAGGAAAGAAGCTCAAGGCGGTCGGCGCCGGGCACTCGTTCACCGGCTGCTCGGTGCCGCAAGAGGTGATGATCAGGCTCGACCGGCTGTCGTCGATCACCCATGCCGACCAGCAGAGCGGCCGGGTCACGGTCGGCGCCGGCACCGGGCTGCGGAAGCTCAACCTCGGCCTGGCCGCGTTCGACCTGGCACTGGCGAACCTCGGCGACATCGACAAACAGACCATCTCCGGCGCGATCTCGACCGGCACGCACGGCACCGGCGCGCGGCTCGGCGGTCTCGCCACCCAGGTCGTCGGGCTCGACCTGATCACCGCGGACGGCTCGGTGCTGCACTGCTCGGCCGAGGAGAACCCGGGCGTCTTCGCCGCCGCCCGGATCTCGGTCGGCGCGCTCGGCGTGATCAGCTCGCTCACCCTGCAGTGCGTACCGGCGTTCCTGCTCCGCGCGCAGGAAATGCCGATGCCGCTGGCAGACGTACTGGACGGCTTCGATGAGCTTGCCGACGGCAACGATCACTTCGAGTTCTACTGGTTCCCGCACACCGAGCTGGCGCTGACCAAGCGGAACAACCGGGTCGGCGCGGACGTCGAGGCGGCGCCGGTCGGGCGGATTCGCGGCTGGGTCGACGACGAGCTGCTGTCCAACAAGGTCTTCGAGCTGACCAACCGGCTCGCTGTCCGGCAGCCCGCGATGGTGCCGCGGATCAACCGGATCGCGTCGCGCGCATTGTCGGCCCGGGAGTACGTCGACGCGTCGTACAAGGTGTTCTGTACCGAGCGCAACGTGGTCTTCCGCGAGTCTGAGTACGCGGTGCCGCGCGAGCATGTGATCGAGGTGATCCGCCGGCTGCGGGACTGGATCGACACGTCGGGGTCGCGGATTCCGTTCCCGATCGAGGTCCGGGTGGCCGCGCCGGACGATATCTGGTTGTCCACAGCGCACGGGCGGGAGACGGCGTACGTCGCCATCCATCAGTACCACCAGCTGCCACACGATCCGTACTTCCAGGCCTTCGAGCGGATCGTCGCCGACTACGACGGCCGGCCGCACTGGGGGAAGCTGCACACCCTCGGCGCATCGGAGCTACGCGCCCGGTACCCGCGCTTCGACGACTTCGTCGCCGTCCGCGATCGGCTCGATCCGCAGCGCGTGTTCGAGAACGCGTACACCCGCCAGGTCTTCGGCTGA
- a CDS encoding amino acid deaminase/aldolase: MGDFDRYARLTAGLDAPYAVIDLAAFRRNAADLVRRAAGTPIRVASKSVRCRALIEAALAQPGFRGVMSYALPEALWLARNGVDDILLGYPTTHRTALRELSADPEAAARITLMIDSPEHLAFIKATAVGDARIQLCLDVDASLRVFGQHLGVRRSPLRTPADVAALARTVAADDAFELAGVMFYEAQIAGLPDTSPAIRWVKRRSAAELADRRGAVVDAVKQIAQLRIVNSGGTGSLEVSSADPVVTEVTAGSGLYGPTLFDKYDIFRPEPAMAYALDVVRRPAPRIATLFSGGYVASGPAKKSRLPSPAWPSGLKLVGAEGAGEVQTPVQGQSSERLRLGDRVWMRYAKAGEMLERFDVVHAVDGEQVTELVTYRGEGKNFG; encoded by the coding sequence ATGGGTGACTTTGATCGGTATGCCCGCCTGACCGCGGGGCTGGACGCGCCGTACGCGGTCATCGACCTGGCCGCGTTCCGGCGGAATGCCGCCGACCTGGTCCGGCGCGCCGCGGGGACACCGATCCGGGTCGCGTCCAAGTCGGTGCGCTGCCGCGCCCTGATCGAGGCCGCGCTGGCACAGCCGGGCTTCCGGGGCGTGATGAGCTACGCGCTCCCGGAGGCGCTCTGGCTGGCGCGCAACGGTGTCGACGACATCCTGCTCGGCTACCCGACCACGCACCGGACGGCGCTCCGCGAGCTCTCCGCGGACCCGGAGGCGGCCGCGCGGATCACGCTGATGATCGACTCCCCGGAACACCTGGCGTTCATCAAGGCGACCGCTGTCGGTGACGCCCGGATCCAGCTCTGCCTCGACGTCGACGCGTCGCTGCGGGTCTTCGGCCAGCACCTCGGCGTCCGCCGCTCGCCGCTGCGCACTCCGGCCGACGTCGCCGCCTTGGCTCGTACGGTGGCCGCCGACGATGCGTTCGAGCTGGCCGGAGTGATGTTCTACGAGGCGCAGATCGCCGGGCTGCCCGACACTTCGCCCGCCATCCGGTGGGTGAAGCGCCGATCAGCCGCCGAGCTCGCCGACCGTCGTGGCGCGGTCGTCGACGCGGTCAAGCAGATCGCCCAGCTCCGGATCGTGAACAGCGGCGGCACCGGCAGCCTTGAGGTGAGCAGCGCGGACCCGGTCGTCACCGAGGTCACCGCCGGCTCCGGGCTGTACGGACCCACGCTGTTCGACAAATACGACATCTTCCGGCCCGAGCCCGCGATGGCGTACGCGCTGGACGTCGTCCGCCGGCCCGCGCCGCGGATTGCCACCCTCTTCAGCGGCGGGTACGTGGCTTCCGGCCCGGCGAAGAAGTCCCGGCTGCCGTCGCCGGCTTGGCCATCCGGTCTGAAACTGGTCGGTGCGGAAGGTGCTGGCGAGGTGCAGACTCCGGTGCAGGGACAATCGTCCGAACGGCTGCGTCTTGGAGACAGAGTGTGGATGCGCTACGCCAAGGCAGGCGAGATGCTTGAGCGGTTCGACGTCGTCCACGCGGTCGACGGCGAGCAGGTGACCGAGCTGGTCACCTACCGCGGCGAAGGGAAGAACTTCGGATGA
- a CDS encoding M15 family metallopeptidase, which translates to MKRFVMAVAVLLTTPTPAPTTSPTPTPAVSTPAPVATTPAPEWSISLDQPAVSWEDRPTVFTGKLSKPITGSYVTLWQRVPGAWVLRASTRTTAGGAYRFNYVSPSTGTWAFRTMIGVKAETALAISPYRTVPIQDRKIVINPPASWYATLTGVSVTGRTVPAEPRQELALQSYLGSGKWQLLGVTTVDAKGNFRFRVPDDLPATRTVRVVTRKVSQSAMEYSGLATIVIKAVLNPKVYAVSAAMVRYTYRAGCPVAPSSLRLLQLNYWGFDGRVHRGELILRDAAVAKMITVWTSTLAAKFPIRQMRRVDVFGGSDVKAMAADNTSAFNCRRVTGDPYSLSPHSYGWAIDVNTVENPYLAANGVWYPSNGLAYRNRSVVRPGMLFANSATTKALVGQGYFWGARWAKPDYQHFEPK; encoded by the coding sequence ATGAAGCGCTTCGTCATGGCTGTCGCAGTGCTGCTCACTACACCTACACCTGCTCCAACTACTTCTCCTACGCCGACGCCGGCTGTGAGTACGCCGGCGCCGGTTGCGACCACTCCGGCGCCGGAGTGGTCGATCAGCTTGGACCAGCCGGCCGTGTCCTGGGAGGACAGGCCGACCGTCTTCACCGGCAAGCTCAGCAAGCCGATCACCGGGTCGTACGTCACCCTGTGGCAGCGCGTACCCGGTGCGTGGGTACTACGCGCTTCGACTCGTACTACTGCCGGTGGCGCGTACCGGTTCAACTACGTGTCGCCGTCTACTGGTACGTGGGCGTTCCGCACCATGATCGGTGTCAAAGCCGAGACAGCGCTGGCGATCTCGCCGTACCGGACCGTGCCGATCCAGGACCGGAAGATCGTGATCAACCCACCGGCGTCCTGGTACGCGACACTCACCGGCGTCTCGGTCACCGGCCGGACAGTACCGGCCGAGCCGCGCCAGGAGCTCGCGCTGCAGTCGTACCTCGGTAGCGGCAAGTGGCAGCTGCTCGGCGTCACCACAGTGGATGCCAAGGGCAACTTCCGGTTCCGGGTGCCGGACGACCTACCGGCCACCCGGACTGTACGCGTAGTGACTCGGAAGGTCAGCCAGTCCGCGATGGAGTACTCCGGTCTGGCCACCATCGTGATCAAGGCAGTGCTGAACCCGAAGGTGTACGCCGTGTCCGCCGCGATGGTCCGGTACACGTACCGAGCGGGCTGTCCGGTCGCGCCATCCTCGCTACGGCTGTTGCAGCTGAACTACTGGGGCTTTGACGGCCGGGTGCACCGCGGCGAGCTGATCCTCCGTGACGCGGCCGTGGCGAAGATGATCACGGTCTGGACTTCTACGCTCGCAGCCAAGTTCCCGATTCGGCAGATGCGGCGAGTGGACGTGTTCGGTGGCAGCGACGTGAAGGCGATGGCCGCCGACAACACCTCTGCGTTCAACTGCCGCCGGGTCACGGGCGATCCGTACTCGCTGTCGCCGCACTCGTACGGGTGGGCGATCGACGTCAACACCGTGGAGAACCCGTACCTGGCGGCGAACGGTGTCTGGTACCCGTCTAACGGTCTGGCGTATCGCAACCGGTCGGTCGTACGCCCCGGGATGTTGTTCGCCAACAGCGCCACCACTAAGGCACTGGTCGGACAGGGCTACTTCTGGGGCGCTCGCTGGGCCAAACCCGACTACCAGCACTTCGAGCCGAAGTGA
- the dapC gene encoding succinyldiaminopimelate transaminase yields the protein MFETSSRLPDFPWDKLAPYKQKAAGHPDGIVDLSVGSPVDPVPELVKKALADAADAPAYPTTLGTASARQAAVDWMDRRLGVTGVDPQREVLPVIGTKELIMMLPTLLGIGAGDTVLIPDLAYPTYEAGAALARATSVPVADPSAYEGAVRVAYLNSPRNPSGEITPAADLRRAVEWARANDVLLVSDECYTEFGWDEKPVSVLHPDVSGGSFDNLLAVHSLSKRSNLAGYRGGFATGDPTVVAELLEVRKHAGLMVPSPIQAAMAAAFADDVHVEEQRGRYLRRRAVLRDALTSAGWEITLSNGGLYLWASHPSYDAYGSVAALADLGILVAPGAFYGTAGQRHVRVALTGTDERIDAAVKRLEQ from the coding sequence ATCTTCGAGACCTCCTCCCGGCTGCCAGACTTCCCGTGGGACAAGCTCGCCCCTTACAAGCAGAAGGCGGCCGGGCATCCGGACGGCATCGTCGACCTCTCGGTCGGCAGCCCGGTGGACCCGGTGCCGGAGCTGGTCAAGAAGGCGCTGGCCGATGCCGCGGACGCCCCGGCGTACCCGACCACCCTTGGTACGGCGTCGGCGCGCCAGGCCGCGGTGGACTGGATGGACCGGCGCCTCGGTGTGACCGGAGTGGACCCGCAGCGCGAGGTGCTGCCGGTGATCGGTACCAAAGAGCTGATCATGATGCTGCCGACTCTGTTGGGTATCGGCGCGGGTGACACGGTCCTGATCCCGGACCTGGCCTACCCGACGTACGAGGCGGGTGCCGCGCTTGCACGGGCGACCAGCGTTCCGGTCGCGGACCCATCGGCGTACGAGGGTGCGGTGCGGGTCGCGTACCTGAACTCCCCGCGCAACCCGTCCGGTGAGATCACCCCGGCGGCTGATCTGCGCCGCGCGGTCGAGTGGGCTCGTGCGAATGACGTACTACTGGTCAGCGACGAGTGCTACACCGAGTTCGGCTGGGACGAGAAGCCGGTGTCGGTGCTGCACCCGGATGTGTCGGGCGGCAGCTTCGACAACCTGCTGGCGGTGCACTCGCTGTCCAAGCGCTCCAACCTGGCCGGGTACCGCGGTGGGTTCGCTACTGGTGATCCGACTGTCGTGGCGGAACTGCTTGAGGTGCGGAAGCACGCCGGGTTGATGGTGCCGTCGCCGATCCAGGCCGCGATGGCTGCCGCGTTCGCTGACGACGTACATGTTGAGGAGCAGCGTGGCCGGTACCTGCGCCGCCGCGCGGTGCTGCGGGATGCGCTGACCAGCGCGGGCTGGGAGATCACGCTGTCCAACGGTGGGCTGTACCTGTGGGCATCCCATCCGTCGTACGACGCGTACGGCTCTGTCGCTGCACTGGCTGACTTGGGCATCCTGGTCGCGCCTGGAGCCTTCTACGGAACTGCGGGTCAGCGGCACGTACGCGTCGCGCTGACTGGTACTGACGAGCGGATCGACGCGGCGGTCAAGCGACTGGAGCAGTAG
- a CDS encoding GroES family chaperonin, which yields MLHDRVLVSLEQEGERKSSAGILIPATAQMGRRLAWAKVVAVGANVRTVEVDDRVLFDPEDRAEVEVRGDDYILLRERDLHAVAAGRLEDGQTGLYL from the coding sequence ATGCTGCACGACCGCGTCCTGGTCTCCCTCGAACAGGAGGGCGAGCGAAAGTCGTCGGCGGGCATCCTGATCCCCGCCACTGCCCAGATGGGCCGCCGGCTGGCCTGGGCCAAGGTCGTCGCGGTCGGTGCGAACGTACGCACCGTCGAGGTCGACGACCGGGTGCTGTTCGACCCGGAGGACCGGGCCGAGGTGGAGGTCCGTGGCGACGACTACATCCTGCTCCGCGAGCGTGACCTGCACGCGGTCGCGGCCGGCCGCCTGGAAGACGGCCAGACCGGGCTCTATCTCTGA